The proteins below come from a single Triplophysa rosa linkage group LG12, Trosa_1v2, whole genome shotgun sequence genomic window:
- the si:ch211-195m9.3 gene encoding galaxin, with amino-acid sequence MQMCCSGHIYMLSARHKCCGAKAYDISEKVLCCNGILYDNLPENSQCVGGFIYMENQTIMTCGSNVSNISNVGRKAECCGKLPVGKDQTCCSSSSHAMRYENKTDHHCCGHQYYNKSLWGCCAGDLTPTPKKGSPAEYTLKPLTDLIPIMCNKTVVFGKVESVALQNLVNRTIWLRVVREVSLHHCKSLHLVSLDHCSSPVLEIGKTYLWETNGNGFKPLSLPIGQASDIHMFFTLCNKVNETICDV; translated from the exons ATGCAAATGTGTTGCTCAGGCCACATATATATGTTATCAGCACGGCACAAG tgCTGTGGTGCAAAAGCCTACGACATTTCTGAGAAGGTGCTGTGCTGTAATGGGATCCTTTATGACAATTTACCTGAAAACTCACAGTGTGTGGGAGGTTTTATATATATGGAAAACCAGACCATCATGACTTGTGGCTCAAATGTGTCCAACATATCCAACGTTGGTAGGAAAGCCGAGTGCTGTGGAAAGCTCCCCGTGGGGAAGGATCAAACTTGCTGTTCATCCTCAAGTCATGCCATGcgttatgaaaataaaacagatcACCATTGCTGTGGGCATCAGTATTACAACAAGTCCCTATGGGGCTGCTGCGCTGGAGATCTAACACCAACACCAAAGAAAGGCTCCCCTGCAGAGTACACACTTAAGCCGCTAACCGACCTGATCCCCATCATGTGCAATAAAACAG TGGTCTTTGGAAAGGTGGAAAGTGTCGCGCTTCAAAATCTTGTCAATCGTACCATCTGGCTTAGAGTTGTGAGGGAGGTCAGTCTGCATCACTGTAAATCTTTGCATCTGGTGTCACTGGATCACTGCAGCTCTCCCGTCCTAGAGATTGGCAAAACCTACCTCTGGGAGACAAACGGCAATGGGTTTaagcctctctctcttcctATTGGTCAAGCCTCTGacattcacatgttttttacttTATGTAACAAGGTCAATGAAACAATTTGTGATGTCTAG